In a genomic window of Gadus macrocephalus chromosome 9, ASM3116895v1:
- the faap24 gene encoding Fanconi anemia core complex-associated protein 24 isoform X1 produces MESRALCIAPPPLGHLIALERWSGSAVVENLQGAGVKVVFEKEMGAVDFLLPNRSCVLYVSECDIIAGNAYKRKLVRFRNANSSSVQEVVVVERSRLSEQYFPSLQRFVVLELGLTLLPVSDQREAAQLLSQMVHSAGRDNPFRRRSVSRLYEPQLLLLLQQIPGVGGVKASSLLRSFSSLQELCGAGLPQLEALVGHAAAQQIHTFLHADLV; encoded by the exons ATGGAGTCCAGAGCGTTGTGTATCGCGCCCCCCCCGCTCGGACACCTCATCGCACTGGAGAGATGGAGCGGCTCTGCTGTGGTGGAGAACCTACAGG GAGCAGGAGTGAAGGTGGTGTTTGAGAAGGAGATGGGGGCGGTGGATTTCTTGCTGCCCAACCGAAGCTGTGTCCTCTACGTCTCAGAGTGTGATATTATAGCGGGGAACGCCTACAAACGGAAACTAGTCCGCTTTAGAAAT GCTAACAGCAGCAGTGTCcaggaggttgtggtggtggagcgGAGCCGCCTCAGTGAGCAGTACTTCCCGTCCCTCCAGAGGTTTGTGGTGTTGGAGCTGGGCCTGACCCTGCTACCTGTGTCCGACCAGAGGGAGGCCGCCCAGCTCCTCTCCCAGATG GTCCACAGCGCGGGGCGGGACAACCCgttcaggaggaggagcgtATCCCGGCTGTACgagccccagctcctcctcctcctccagcagatCCCCGGCGTGGGAGGAGTCAaggcctcctctctcctccgctcCTTCTCCAGCCTCCAGGAGCTGTGTGGCGCCGGCCTGCCCCAGCTGGAGGCCCTGGTGGGGCACGCCGCGGCCCAGCAAATCCACACCTTCCTCCATGCAGACCTGGTCTGA
- the faap24 gene encoding Fanconi anemia core complex-associated protein 24 isoform X2 — translation MESRALCIAPPPLGHLIALERWSGSAVVENLQGAGVKVVFEKEMGAVDFLLPNRSCVLYVSECDIIAGNAYKRKLVRFRNANSSSVQEVVVVERSRLSEQYFPSLQRFVVLELGLTLLPVSDQREAAQLLSQMVHSAGRDNPFRRRSVSRLYEPQLLLLLQQIPGVGGVKASSLLRSFSSLQELCGAGLPQLEALVGHAAAQQIHTFLHADLV, via the exons ATGGAGTCCAGAGCGTTGTGTATCGCGCCCCCCCCGCTCGGACACCTCATCGCACTGGAGAGATGGAGCGGCTCTGCTGTGGTGGAGAACCTACAGG GAGCAGGAGTGAAGGTGGTGTTTGAGAAGGAGATGGGGGCGGTGGATTTCTTGCTGCCCAACCGAAGCTGTGTCCTCTACGTCTCAGAGTGTGATATTATAGCGGGGAACGCCTACAAACGGAAACTAGTCCGCTTTAGAAAT GCTAACAGCAGCAGTGTCcaggaggttgtggtggtggagcgGAGCCGCCTCAGTGAGCAGTACTTCCCGTCCCTCCAGAGGTTTGTGGTGTTGGAGCTGGGCCTGACCCTGCTACCTGTGTCCGACCAGAGGGAGGCCGCCCAGCTCCTCTCCCAGATG GTCCACAGCGCGGGGCGGGACAACCCgttcaggaggaggagcgtATCCCGGCTGTACgagccccagctcctcctcctcctccagcagatCCCCGGCGTGGGAGGAGTCAaggcctcctctctcctccgctcCTTCTCCAGCCTCCAGGAGCTGTGTGGCGCCGGCCTGCCCCAGCTGGAGGCCCTGGTGGGGCACGCCGCGGCCCAGCAAATCCACACCTTCCTCCATGCAGAC CTGGTCTGA
- the slc7a10b gene encoding asc-type amino acid transporter 1: MVADMDGSKSLVSRRQSARDQKIPERVTLKKEIGVLSACTIIIGNIIGSGIFISPKGVLEHSGSVGVALVVWVLGGGIAALGSLCYAELGVTIPKSGGDYSYVTQIFGGLVGFLVLWSAVLIMYPTTLAVIALTFSTYVLQPVFPECEPPYLATRLLSTACILFLTWVNCSSVRWATRIQDVFTVGKLLALGLIIAVGLGHICNGNYESLRPQAAFSMEAVPSVGQIALAFLQASFAFSGWNFLNYVTEEVVDPQRNLPRAIYISVPVVTLVYTLTNIAYFSSMSPEELLASNAVAVTFGEKLLGGFSVVMPISVALSTFGGINGYLFTSSRLCFSGAREGHLPSLLAMIHLKHCTPIPALLVCCAATMVILCVGETHNLINYVSFINYLSYGVTVAALLYYRWKNPTLYRPIKVSLLVPVCYLCFWALLLGFSLLSEPLVCGVGLLIILTGVPVYLLAVHRPNRSQTFRRMLEWWTSAGQCLCYVVFPQNDAVETKAPSDWTDSSNIAAHS; the protein is encoded by the exons ATGGTCGCGGACATGGATGGAAGTAAGAGTCTGGTCTCCCGGAGGCAGAGCGCGCGGGACCAGAAGATCCCGGAGCGCGTGACACTGAAGAAGGAGATCGGAGTGCTGAGCGCGTGCACCATCATCATAG GGAACATCATTGGCTCAGGGATCTTCATCTCCCCTAAGGGCGTCCTGGAGCACTCCGGCTCTGTGGGCGTGGCCCTGGTGGTatgggtgctgggggggggcatCGCCGCGCTGGGCTCCCTCTGCTACGCCGAGCTGGGGGTCACCATCCCCAAGTCGGGGGGGGACTACTCCTACGTCACCCAGATCTTTGGAGGGCTGGTGGG GTTCCTGGTGCTGTGGAGTGCGGTGCTCATCATGTACCCCACCACCCTGGCGGTCATCGCCCTCACCTTCTCCACCTACGTCCTCCAGCCGGTGTTCCCTGAGTGTGAGCCTCCGTACCTCGCCACGCGCTTGCTGTCCACCGCCTGTATCt tgtTCCTGACCTGGGTGAACTGCTCCAGCGTGCGCTGGGCCACGAGGATCCAGGACGTCTTCACCGTGGGGAAGCTGCTGGCCCTGGGCCTCATCATCGCCGTCGGCCTCGGACACATCTGCAACG GGAACTATGAGAGCCTGCGGCCACAGGCGGCGTTCTCCATGGAGGCCGTCCCCTCGGTGGGGCAGATCGCGctggccttcctccaggccTCCTTCGCCTTCAGCGGCTGGAACTTCCTGAACTACGTcacagaggaggtggtggacccCCAGCG GAACCTCCCCCGAGCCATCTACATCTCTGTTCCCGTGGTAACGCTGGTCTACACCCTCACCAACATAGcctacttctcctccatgtctccggaggagctgctggcctCCAACGCGGTTGCCGTG ACGTTTGGCGAGAAGCTGCTGGGAGGGTTTTCCGTCGTCATGCCGATCTCTGTGGCGCTGTCCACCTTCGGAGGGATCAACGGATACCTGTTCACCTCGTCCAG GCTGTGTTTCTCCGGGGCCAGGGAGGGCCACCTGCCCAGCCTGCTGGCCATGATCCACCTGAAGCACTGCACGCCCATCCCCGCCCTGCTGGTCTGT TGTGCTGCTACCATGGTGATCCTGTGCGTTGGCGAGACCCACAACCTGATCAACTACGTCTCCTTCATCAACTACCTGTCGTACGGCGTAACCGTGGCAGCTCTGCTCTACTACCGCTGGAAGAACCCCACCCTGTACCGACCCATCAAG gtGAGCCTGCTGGTCCCAGTGTGTTACCTATGTTTCTGGGCTCTGCTGCTCGGCTTCAGTCTGTTGTCTGAGCCcctggtgtgtggtgtggggcTGCTCATCATCCTGACCGGCGTCCCCGTATACCTGCTGGCCGTCCATCGGCCCAACAGATCCCAAACCTTCCGCAGGATGCTCG AGTGGTGGACCAGCGCAGGACAGTGCCTCTGCTATGTGGTGTTCCCTCAGAACGACGCCGTGGAAACCAAGGCCCCGTCTGACTGGACCGACTCGAGCAACATAGCTGCCCATTCCTAG